A genomic stretch from Aminobacter aminovorans includes:
- the thrC gene encoding threonine synthase: protein MHYVSTRGEAPTLGFSDAVLAGLARDGGLYLPAQWPTFSAAEIRAMRGLSYPDLAIRLLTPFLGGEIKPEVFERLVREAYGAFRHEAVCPLVQTGANSFVLELFHGPTLAFKDVAMQLLARLMDHVLGERGQRATIVGATSGDTGGAAIEAFAGRERTDIFILFPHGRVSPVQQRQMTTSDAANVHALSIEGNFDDCQGLVKDMFNDHGFRDRVQLSGVNSINWARIMAQIVYYFSSAISLGAPDRPVSFTVPTGNFGDIFAGYAAKKMGLPIDQLVIATNDNDILDRTLKSGEYRQTGVVATTSPSMDIQVSSNFERLLFEASNRDPAVVRRYMASLKQSGAFTIEAQALAAIRGEFGAGRADMTETAATIRATLDESGYLLDPHTATAVHVASSLPKSDVPMVVLATAHPAKFPAAVLAASGIEPALPKWLSGLMERKEKFTVLPSEIKMVEDYISRRTRVAD from the coding sequence ATGCACTATGTGAGCACCCGTGGGGAAGCGCCCACGCTCGGATTTTCTGACGCCGTACTTGCCGGCCTGGCACGCGACGGCGGCCTTTATCTCCCGGCGCAATGGCCGACTTTCAGCGCCGCCGAAATCCGGGCCATGCGTGGCCTCAGCTATCCCGATCTGGCGATCAGATTGCTGACCCCGTTCCTCGGCGGCGAGATCAAGCCTGAAGTCTTCGAGCGCCTGGTTCGCGAAGCCTACGGGGCGTTCCGCCATGAGGCAGTCTGCCCGCTGGTCCAGACCGGCGCCAACAGCTTCGTGCTCGAACTGTTTCATGGCCCGACTCTCGCCTTCAAGGACGTCGCCATGCAACTGCTGGCGCGGCTGATGGACCACGTGCTTGGCGAACGCGGCCAGCGCGCGACCATCGTCGGCGCCACCTCGGGCGACACGGGCGGCGCTGCCATCGAGGCATTTGCCGGGCGCGAACGCACCGACATCTTCATCCTGTTCCCGCATGGCCGCGTCTCGCCGGTGCAGCAGCGCCAGATGACGACGTCCGACGCCGCCAACGTGCATGCGCTGTCGATCGAAGGAAACTTCGACGACTGCCAGGGCCTGGTGAAGGACATGTTCAACGACCACGGCTTCCGCGACCGTGTCCAGCTTTCGGGCGTGAACTCGATCAACTGGGCCCGCATCATGGCCCAGATCGTCTATTACTTCTCCTCGGCCATCTCGCTCGGCGCACCTGACAGGCCTGTGTCGTTCACCGTGCCGACCGGGAATTTCGGCGACATCTTCGCCGGCTACGCCGCCAAGAAGATGGGACTGCCGATCGACCAGTTGGTCATCGCCACCAACGACAACGACATTCTCGACCGCACGCTGAAGAGCGGCGAGTACCGCCAGACCGGCGTGGTGGCCACCACCTCGCCATCGATGGACATCCAGGTTTCGTCCAACTTCGAGCGCCTGCTGTTCGAGGCCTCCAACCGCGATCCGGCGGTCGTGCGCCGCTACATGGCCAGCCTCAAGCAGTCGGGCGCCTTCACCATCGAAGCACAGGCGCTGGCCGCGATCCGCGGCGAGTTCGGTGCCGGCCGCGCCGACATGACTGAAACCGCAGCGACCATTCGCGCGACACTCGACGAGAGCGGCTACCTGCTCGATCCCCACACCGCGACCGCCGTGCATGTCGCATCCAGCCTGCCCAAAAGCGATGTGCCAATGGTCGTGCTTGCCACCGCGCATCCGGCCAAGTTCCCCGCCGCGGTGCTTGCGGCGAGCGGCATCGAGCCTGCTTTGCCAAAATGGCTGTCGGGGCTGATGGAACGTAAGGAAAAGTTCACGGTACTTCCATCAGAGATAAAAATGGTGGAAGATTACATTAGCCGCCGCACACGAGTGGCGGATTAG
- a CDS encoding FMN-dependent NADH-azoreductase, which yields MTKILHIDASARPHSSAENPFGSHSRRLGERFARAWRAAYGGDENIVYRDVGQQPPQPVTGNWIHAAFTKPEQRLPWMTETLAESDSLIDELLAADIIVAGVPMYNFAPPAQFKAWIDNIVRVGRTFGFDRSRAGDPYWPLLASAKKTLVILSSRGDHGYGKGGRIEALNHVEASISTAFNYVGITDVRSVAIEFDEFADARLKASIEKAEAEVDALVETLVRERQGRNAA from the coding sequence ATGACCAAAATCCTGCATATCGACGCCAGCGCTCGCCCGCATTCTTCAGCTGAGAATCCGTTCGGATCGCACAGCCGGCGCCTGGGTGAGCGTTTTGCGCGGGCATGGCGCGCTGCATATGGCGGCGATGAAAACATCGTCTATCGCGACGTCGGCCAGCAGCCGCCACAGCCGGTGACCGGCAACTGGATCCACGCCGCGTTCACCAAGCCGGAGCAGCGCCTGCCGTGGATGACCGAGACGCTTGCCGAAAGCGATTCCTTGATCGACGAGTTGCTTGCGGCCGACATCATCGTTGCCGGCGTGCCGATGTACAATTTCGCGCCACCGGCACAATTCAAGGCGTGGATCGACAACATCGTGCGGGTCGGCCGCACCTTCGGCTTCGACCGGTCGCGCGCCGGCGATCCCTACTGGCCGTTGCTCGCAAGCGCCAAGAAGACACTCGTTATCCTGTCGTCGCGTGGCGACCATGGTTATGGCAAGGGCGGCAGGATCGAGGCGCTCAACCACGTCGAGGCCAGCATCTCGACCGCCTTCAACTATGTCGGCATCACCGACGTCAGGTCGGTGGCAATCGAGTTCGACGAATTCGCCGACGCCAGGCTAAAGGCGTCGATCGAAAAGGCCGAAGCCGAGGTCGACGCGCTTGTCGAGACACTCGTCAGGGAACGACAGGGGCGGAACGCCGCCTGA
- a CDS encoding GNAT family N-acetyltransferase, with protein sequence MFSLSLFRRDTPALRGERVNLRLPNWRDYHEWVALRAESRSFLEPWEPRWAPDELDRSAWRIRLARYQDEFIQGTAAAFFIYQNSTGKLVGGITLGNIRYGVAQTGHIGYWIGERYAGQGLMVDALKLVVRHAFDTLRLHRIEAACIPDNARSVRVLEKAGFRREGLLRSYLRINGEWHDHYLYALIADDPQAVTMKA encoded by the coding sequence ATGTTCTCGCTCTCGCTTTTTCGCCGCGACACCCCGGCACTGAGAGGCGAACGCGTCAATCTGCGCCTGCCCAACTGGCGCGACTATCACGAATGGGTTGCCCTGCGCGCCGAGAGCCGCTCATTCCTCGAACCCTGGGAGCCGCGCTGGGCGCCAGACGAGCTTGACCGCTCGGCCTGGCGCATTCGTTTGGCCCGCTACCAGGATGAATTCATCCAGGGCACGGCGGCCGCCTTCTTCATCTACCAGAACTCGACAGGCAAGCTCGTCGGCGGCATCACGCTCGGCAATATCCGCTACGGCGTCGCCCAGACCGGGCATATCGGCTACTGGATCGGCGAGCGCTACGCCGGCCAGGGCCTGATGGTCGATGCCCTCAAGCTGGTCGTGCGGCATGCCTTCGATACGCTTCGGTTGCACCGGATCGAGGCTGCCTGTATCCCCGACAACGCACGCTCCGTACGCGTGCTTGAAAAAGCCGGATTCCGGCGCGAAGGACTTTTAAGATCCTACCTCAGGATCAACGGCGAATGGCATGACCACTACCTCTACGCACTGATTGCGGACGACCCGCAAGCTGTCACCATGAAGGCCTGA
- a CDS encoding M16 family metallopeptidase, with protein sequence MGVEVSRLSNGLTVATETLPSVETVALGTWVKSGARNEREDEHGMAHLLEHMAFKGTKNRTAFQIASQIENVGGEINAATSVETTSFYARVLSDDIPLAVDILSDILQDSEFDPNELEREQHVILQEIGAAHDTPDDIVFDRFTETAFRHQTIGRSILGTPETVQSFTSAHLHDFMTRQYGAERMVVVAAGDVKHDEFVRQVEKRLGNFRPKAESAIPQYAQYVGGDFREDRDLMDAQIVLGFEGRAYHVRDFYASQVLSMILGGGMSSRLFQEVREKRGLCYSVYAFHWGFSDTGIFGIHAATGQSDIAELIPVIINELQRTGESILLEELDRARAQYRAGLIMSAESCSSRASQIARQLLLFGRPIAKEELMERLSALTVERLTDLSSRLFSTRPTITAVGPVGTLAPYESILDSLPGAQATARKLAV encoded by the coding sequence ATGGGTGTTGAGGTAAGCCGTCTGTCGAACGGCCTGACAGTGGCCACTGAAACACTTCCAAGCGTAGAGACAGTCGCTCTCGGCACATGGGTCAAGTCAGGCGCGCGCAACGAGCGCGAAGACGAACATGGCATGGCCCACCTGCTCGAGCACATGGCTTTCAAGGGCACCAAGAACCGGACCGCGTTTCAGATCGCCTCGCAGATCGAAAATGTCGGCGGCGAGATCAACGCCGCGACATCGGTCGAGACGACCTCCTTCTACGCCCGCGTGCTGTCCGACGACATTCCGCTTGCCGTCGACATCCTGTCCGACATTCTCCAGGATTCCGAATTCGATCCGAATGAGCTCGAGCGCGAGCAGCACGTCATCCTGCAGGAAATCGGCGCCGCGCACGACACGCCCGACGACATCGTCTTCGATCGTTTCACCGAAACGGCCTTCCGTCACCAGACCATCGGCCGCTCGATCCTCGGCACGCCCGAGACGGTGCAGTCCTTCACCTCGGCGCATCTGCACGACTTCATGACCCGCCAGTATGGCGCAGAGCGCATGGTGGTGGTGGCCGCCGGCGACGTGAAGCACGATGAGTTCGTGCGCCAGGTCGAAAAGCGTCTCGGCAATTTCCGCCCCAAGGCTGAAAGCGCCATTCCGCAATACGCCCAGTATGTCGGCGGCGACTTCCGCGAGGACCGCGACCTGATGGACGCGCAGATCGTGCTCGGCTTCGAAGGCCGCGCCTATCATGTGCGCGATTTCTACGCCTCGCAGGTGCTGTCGATGATCCTCGGCGGCGGAATGTCGTCGCGCCTGTTCCAGGAGGTGCGCGAGAAGCGCGGCCTCTGCTACTCGGTCTATGCCTTCCATTGGGGATTTTCCGACACCGGCATCTTCGGCATCCACGCCGCCACCGGCCAGAGCGATATCGCCGAACTGATCCCTGTCATCATCAACGAACTGCAGCGGACCGGCGAAAGCATCCTGCTCGAAGAGCTGGACCGCGCCCGTGCACAATATCGCGCCGGCCTGATCATGTCGGCCGAGAGCTGTTCCAGCCGTGCCTCGCAGATCGCGCGCCAGCTCCTGCTGTTCGGCCGTCCGATCGCCAAGGAAGAGCTGATGGAGCGGCTGTCGGCGCTTACCGTCGAGCGTTTGACCGACCTGTCGTCGCGCCTGTTCTCGACCCGCCCGACAATCACCGCGGTCGGCCCCGTGGGCACGCTCGCGCCTTACGAATCAATCCTGGACTCGCTGCCGGGTGCACAGGCAACCGCCCGCAAGCTCGCCGTCTGA